One Chanodichthys erythropterus isolate Z2021 chromosome 10, ASM2448905v1, whole genome shotgun sequence DNA segment encodes these proteins:
- the LOC137027791 gene encoding coagulation factor XIII B chain-like isoform X5, which produces MRVPVQIISFSFFLFSVTVVRGQEVTCELKSTRFGVKINPEGKTIFRAGESVEITCTERYWIFGTKEFIRSFKCQENGEWNHEPVCEEIRCVVPRDQHVVNPHSYFSGERTLGTKKTYYCFNGYDYEKGEATCTRDGWTPKPLCAGKMCAAPIIPNAEILGEQRPEYKISSRIQYKCRRGFEPEQPVEIRCNSWTEWTDIQQCIAKQILCPDPSVENGFHTLSSTEEKIFYSCNTGYKPFSGNWWDSVTCSGGSWSEEPRCIREEECGAFPSVHHGKLKQTKQTYNDGDKTEFKCDPGFKPTPRFIRCVSGTWETPVCEVDVRCDIPPKVENASVTSKPEEIYGDGSSVTYACRSSFLIKGKSTVFCRSGTWEEVPTCQEATCPLNPADEDLIMKQFPDIEGPVKPGQKLIFSCNREGLKLEGQREITCLSNGEWSSPFPKCEEVMCVANLRVNMRSNGHPGPEISVRPGATITLSCVGRESKLEGQNKISCLSDGEWNSPFPKCVGGVTS; this is translated from the exons ATGAGAGTTCCTGTACAAATCATCAGCTTttccttttttctgttttctgtcaCTGTTGTGCGAGGTCAAG AAGTAACTTGTGAGCTTAAGTCAACAAGATTTGGAGTAAAGATCAACCCAGAGGGAAAAACTATTTTCAGAGCTGGAGAAAGTGTGGAGATCACCTGCACTGAAAGATACTGGATCTTTGGTACAAAAGAATTCATCAGATCATTTAAATGTCAAGAGAACGGGGAGTGGAATCATGAGCCTGTTTGTGAGG AGATTAGATGTGTAGTTCCACGTGACCAGCATGTGGTTAACCCACACTCTTACTTCAGTGGAGAAAGGACATTGGGAACAAAAAAAACGTACTATTGCTTTAATGGGTATGATTATGAGAAAGGAGAGGCCACATGCACACGAGACGGATGGACTCCAAAACCACTGTGTGCTG GGAAAATGTGTGCAGCACCAATAATCCCAAATGCAGAGATTTTGGGTGAACAGAGACCAGAGTACAAAATCAGTTCAAGGATACAATATAAATGTCGTCGTGGCTTTGAACCAGAGCAGCCTGTAGAAATCCGCTGTAACTCCTGGACTGAATGGACAGACATACAGCAATGCATTG CAAAACAAATATTGTGCCCTGATCCATCTGTGGAAAACGGGTTTCACACCCTCTCCTCCACTGAGGAAAAAATCTTTTACTCCTGCAACACGGGTTATAAACCATTCAGTGGGAACTGGTGGGATTCAGTGACATGCAGCGGAGGCTCTTGGTCTGAAGAACCCCGGTGCATCC GGGAGGAAGAATGTGGTGCTTTTCCCAGTGTTCACCATGGAAAACTAAAGCAAACAAAACAGACCTACAATGATGGAGACAAAACAGAATTTAAATGTGATCCAGGGTTCAAACCAACTCCACGCTTCATAAGATGTGTCAGTGGTACATGGGAGACACCAGTTTGTGAGG TGGATGTACGTTGTGACATTCCTCCAAAGGTGGAAAATGCATCCGTAACATCTAAACCTGAAGAAATTTATGGAGATGGATCTAGTGTAACATACGCATGTCGAAGCTCATTCTTAATTAAAGGGAAAAGCACAGTTTTCTGCCGCAGTGGAACTTGGGAAGAAGTGCCAACATGTCAAG AGGCAACGTGTCCTCTAAACCCAGCAGATGAAGACTTAATAATGAAGCAATTCCCTGATATTGAGGGTCCAGTCAAACCTGGACAAAAGTTAATATTTTCATGCAATAGAGAAGGGCTGAAATTAGAAGGACAGAGAGAAATCACCTGTCTGTCAAATGGAGAATGGAGCAGCCCTTTTCCTAAATGTGAAG AGGTAATGTGTGTTGCAAACCTGAGAGTGAACATGAGATCAAACGGACACCCGGGGCCTGAGATTTCAGTCAGACCTGGAGCCACAATAACTCTTTCATGTGTTGGGAGGGAATCAAAATTAGAAGGACAGAACAAAATCAGCTGCTTGTCAGATGGAGAATGGAACTCCCCATTCCCTAAATGTGTAGGAG GAGTAACGTCCTAG
- the LOC137027791 gene encoding complement factor H-like isoform X1, whose translation MRVPVQIISFSFFLFSVTVVRGQEVTCELKSTRFGVKINPEGKTIFRAGESVEITCTERYWIFGTKEFIRSFKCQENGEWNHEPVCEEIRCVVPRDQHVVNPHSYFSGERTLGTKKTYYCFNGYDYEKGEATCTRDGWTPKPLCAGKMCAAPIIPNAEILGEQRPEYKISSRIQYKCRRGFEPEQPVEIRCNSWTEWTDIQQCIAKQILCPDPSVENGFHTLSSTEEKIFYSCNTGYKPFSGNWWDSVTCSGGSWSEEPRCIREEECGAFPSVHHGKLKQTKQTYNDGDKTEFKCDPGFKPTPRFIRCVSGTWETPVCEVDVRCDIPPKVENASVTSKPEEIYGDGSSVTYACRSSFLIKGKSTVFCRSGTWEEVPTCQEATCPLNPADEDLIMKQFPDIEGPVKPGQKLIFSCNREGLKLEGQREITCLSNGEWSSPFPKCEEVMCVANLRVNMRSNGHPGPEISVRPGATITLSCVGRESKLEGQNKISCLSDGEWNSPFPKCVGGKCGPPPNVNFADTTEMTKKEYNSGEKVEYSCFNKYILDQRHPYSKYLSCADGEWRGNIKCLKPCSVTVELMDERGLELRWRGREKIFSPHGDRIEFKCQRGKYSVGSDLIQTCNDGEMTLPLCE comes from the exons ATGAGAGTTCCTGTACAAATCATCAGCTTttccttttttctgttttctgtcaCTGTTGTGCGAGGTCAAG AAGTAACTTGTGAGCTTAAGTCAACAAGATTTGGAGTAAAGATCAACCCAGAGGGAAAAACTATTTTCAGAGCTGGAGAAAGTGTGGAGATCACCTGCACTGAAAGATACTGGATCTTTGGTACAAAAGAATTCATCAGATCATTTAAATGTCAAGAGAACGGGGAGTGGAATCATGAGCCTGTTTGTGAGG AGATTAGATGTGTAGTTCCACGTGACCAGCATGTGGTTAACCCACACTCTTACTTCAGTGGAGAAAGGACATTGGGAACAAAAAAAACGTACTATTGCTTTAATGGGTATGATTATGAGAAAGGAGAGGCCACATGCACACGAGACGGATGGACTCCAAAACCACTGTGTGCTG GGAAAATGTGTGCAGCACCAATAATCCCAAATGCAGAGATTTTGGGTGAACAGAGACCAGAGTACAAAATCAGTTCAAGGATACAATATAAATGTCGTCGTGGCTTTGAACCAGAGCAGCCTGTAGAAATCCGCTGTAACTCCTGGACTGAATGGACAGACATACAGCAATGCATTG CAAAACAAATATTGTGCCCTGATCCATCTGTGGAAAACGGGTTTCACACCCTCTCCTCCACTGAGGAAAAAATCTTTTACTCCTGCAACACGGGTTATAAACCATTCAGTGGGAACTGGTGGGATTCAGTGACATGCAGCGGAGGCTCTTGGTCTGAAGAACCCCGGTGCATCC GGGAGGAAGAATGTGGTGCTTTTCCCAGTGTTCACCATGGAAAACTAAAGCAAACAAAACAGACCTACAATGATGGAGACAAAACAGAATTTAAATGTGATCCAGGGTTCAAACCAACTCCACGCTTCATAAGATGTGTCAGTGGTACATGGGAGACACCAGTTTGTGAGG TGGATGTACGTTGTGACATTCCTCCAAAGGTGGAAAATGCATCCGTAACATCTAAACCTGAAGAAATTTATGGAGATGGATCTAGTGTAACATACGCATGTCGAAGCTCATTCTTAATTAAAGGGAAAAGCACAGTTTTCTGCCGCAGTGGAACTTGGGAAGAAGTGCCAACATGTCAAG AGGCAACGTGTCCTCTAAACCCAGCAGATGAAGACTTAATAATGAAGCAATTCCCTGATATTGAGGGTCCAGTCAAACCTGGACAAAAGTTAATATTTTCATGCAATAGAGAAGGGCTGAAATTAGAAGGACAGAGAGAAATCACCTGTCTGTCAAATGGAGAATGGAGCAGCCCTTTTCCTAAATGTGAAG AGGTAATGTGTGTTGCAAACCTGAGAGTGAACATGAGATCAAACGGACACCCGGGGCCTGAGATTTCAGTCAGACCTGGAGCCACAATAACTCTTTCATGTGTTGGGAGGGAATCAAAATTAGAAGGACAGAACAAAATCAGCTGCTTGTCAGATGGAGAATGGAACTCCCCATTCCCTAAATGTGTAGGAG GGAAATGTGGGCCACCACCAAATGTGAACTTTGCAGATACAACAGAAATGACAAAAAAGGAATACAATTCAGGGGAGAAAGTTGAATACAGCTGCTTTAATAAATACATACTGGATCAGCGTCACCCCTACTCCAAATACTTGAGCTGTGCAGACGGAGAATGGAGAGGGAATATTAAGTGCTTAA
- the LOC137027791 gene encoding coagulation factor XIII B chain-like isoform X6, with product MRVPVQIISFSFFLFSVTVVRGQEVTCELKSTRFGVKINPEGKTIFRAGESVEITCTERYWIFGTKEFIRSFKCQENGEWNHEPVCEEIRCVVPRDQHVVNPHSYFSGERTLGTKKTYYCFNGYDYEKGEATCTRDGWTPKPLCAGKMCAAPIIPNAEILGEQRPEYKISSRIQYKCRRGFEPEQPVEIRCNSWTEWTDIQQCIAKQILCPDPSVENGFHTLSSTEEKIFYSCNTGYKPFSGNWWDSVTCSGGSWSEEPRCIREEECGAFPSVHHGKLKQTKQTYNDGDKTEFKCDPGFKPTPRFIRCVSGTWETPVCEVDVRCDIPPKVENASVTSKPEEIYGDGSSVTYACRSSFLIKGKSTVFCRSGTWEEVPTCQEATCPLNPADEDLIMKQFPDIEGPVKPGQKLIFSCNREGLKLEGQREITCLSNGEWSSPFPKCEEVMCVANLRVNMRSNGHPGPEISVRPGATITLSCVGRESKLEGQNKISCLSDGEWNSPFPKCVGV from the exons ATGAGAGTTCCTGTACAAATCATCAGCTTttccttttttctgttttctgtcaCTGTTGTGCGAGGTCAAG AAGTAACTTGTGAGCTTAAGTCAACAAGATTTGGAGTAAAGATCAACCCAGAGGGAAAAACTATTTTCAGAGCTGGAGAAAGTGTGGAGATCACCTGCACTGAAAGATACTGGATCTTTGGTACAAAAGAATTCATCAGATCATTTAAATGTCAAGAGAACGGGGAGTGGAATCATGAGCCTGTTTGTGAGG AGATTAGATGTGTAGTTCCACGTGACCAGCATGTGGTTAACCCACACTCTTACTTCAGTGGAGAAAGGACATTGGGAACAAAAAAAACGTACTATTGCTTTAATGGGTATGATTATGAGAAAGGAGAGGCCACATGCACACGAGACGGATGGACTCCAAAACCACTGTGTGCTG GGAAAATGTGTGCAGCACCAATAATCCCAAATGCAGAGATTTTGGGTGAACAGAGACCAGAGTACAAAATCAGTTCAAGGATACAATATAAATGTCGTCGTGGCTTTGAACCAGAGCAGCCTGTAGAAATCCGCTGTAACTCCTGGACTGAATGGACAGACATACAGCAATGCATTG CAAAACAAATATTGTGCCCTGATCCATCTGTGGAAAACGGGTTTCACACCCTCTCCTCCACTGAGGAAAAAATCTTTTACTCCTGCAACACGGGTTATAAACCATTCAGTGGGAACTGGTGGGATTCAGTGACATGCAGCGGAGGCTCTTGGTCTGAAGAACCCCGGTGCATCC GGGAGGAAGAATGTGGTGCTTTTCCCAGTGTTCACCATGGAAAACTAAAGCAAACAAAACAGACCTACAATGATGGAGACAAAACAGAATTTAAATGTGATCCAGGGTTCAAACCAACTCCACGCTTCATAAGATGTGTCAGTGGTACATGGGAGACACCAGTTTGTGAGG TGGATGTACGTTGTGACATTCCTCCAAAGGTGGAAAATGCATCCGTAACATCTAAACCTGAAGAAATTTATGGAGATGGATCTAGTGTAACATACGCATGTCGAAGCTCATTCTTAATTAAAGGGAAAAGCACAGTTTTCTGCCGCAGTGGAACTTGGGAAGAAGTGCCAACATGTCAAG AGGCAACGTGTCCTCTAAACCCAGCAGATGAAGACTTAATAATGAAGCAATTCCCTGATATTGAGGGTCCAGTCAAACCTGGACAAAAGTTAATATTTTCATGCAATAGAGAAGGGCTGAAATTAGAAGGACAGAGAGAAATCACCTGTCTGTCAAATGGAGAATGGAGCAGCCCTTTTCCTAAATGTGAAG AGGTAATGTGTGTTGCAAACCTGAGAGTGAACATGAGATCAAACGGACACCCGGGGCCTGAGATTTCAGTCAGACCTGGAGCCACAATAACTCTTTCATGTGTTGGGAGGGAATCAAAATTAGAAGGACAGAACAAAATCAGCTGCTTGTCAGATGGAGAATGGAACTCCCCATTCCCTAAATGTGTAGGAG